One Gossypium arboreum isolate Shixiya-1 chromosome 13, ASM2569848v2, whole genome shotgun sequence genomic window, CAAGAAACTACCAATGGAAACTCATTAACATTCTCCCTAGTGTTCCAAAATGCATATCGAAAATATCCGCCAGCCATAAAGGAAAACTCAGCAAACAGAAGCAGGTATATTGTCTAATATTCATATTCAATTTTTTGTTCCCACATGCATGATATGCATATGGTAAATTTGGGATTTTACATGTCTGACAAATGGAAACTGCTAACTAGTCCTTTGCCCCATAAGTATTTGCAGTCAGCAATATCAGGCAACAAATGAACCATTGTTTTCCAGACATTATCAGATGACTTTCAGATCTTATAGATAAGGCTCATAACCCAAAGAAACATTGTTCACTGCAACAAAATATGTTGGCATAATAATGGAAGTTCCTCAAAGTCCTCTGATCTGACGTAAAGTTTCTAATAATGCaacattaaatatttacagaaagGAGGAAAAATGTTAGCCCATATACCACATCAGACATATTGCAGTGAAGCTTGGTTACACAGTCTCCCCGCCCAAGCTCTTGAGCTACTCCATATGCAAGATGTAACTCTGGCCCCATCTCTAGCTTAGGAAGTACCTCTGATAATTTGGTATCAAGGTTAAGGCCACAATGAGAGAGCGTGTATTCCTTGAAGGGCAAACAACAAAGAAACTCAGCATGATGACGCGGAAGGTGCTCCTCAAATTTCTTGGATGCAGGCAAGgctttcaatttcaaaatttgtgGCCATAAACAGTAACCCAAACGACCATACATATAGCCTTTGAAGAATTGATGAAGATTGATCTCTACCTGCATTTCATAGAAAGCTGATTCAAAACCAAACTTCAAGAACTGAAATGTTCGCTGAAAACATCTATAAACACCTTTAAACTAACAATAAGATTGTCAGCTTATGACTATCTATTCCATACTTTGAGGTAATTATATTTCTGAAgaaaattaacagcaattgcTTTCACCAGAAAATAATTTGACTATTACTCTGTGGTAACAAGGAATCCAATATGTTAAGTCAAACAATTTCTGTTCCATGTAATAGAAGGTGACAGAAGGTTTTacagaaaaatagaaaagaaacaaGAATGCTGCTTTTAGTATAGAAACTATACAAAGTATCATTTAACACAATAATCAATTATTTTACCATGTAGTATCATATTATAGTGCAGACAATATCGTATAATGTACAGAACCTAGAACGGGAATGGAATATTAATTTTGACTACATCACTCAATAAACATTGGTACAAGTGCATGCAATCAAGTTTAGTCATGTATGTTTATAATTTTGAACCACGACATTTGAGAACAAAACTGACCTCCGTCCAATCTAAGCAATCAATAGCCTTCACATGCTGTTCAAACTTGTTGCTTTTAATCCGACATAAGACACGCCACAAAACAAACGGTTCCCAGCTCAAACCAGGTGTATTCTCAAGCACATTAGTAACAATAACAGGCTCCCCTTTAGTCCAGTGCCTTTGGAAATGCTTTAAATTCCTGTTCTGAACATCTTTAGCTTTTGGACAATATAAATAGTTATCAGTGGAATCTTCTCGAGAAGCTGCTTTCCTTGGTTTATTATTGGCAAACTCAATTTCATCAATTGAGGTGTAACAAAGGCACTGCTGTTTAGGATACTTCAGCACGGTCTCAAGACTGAGATCTTTAGCTATTGCCTCTGACTTTTCTACCAATTCAACGACAGCATTTTCTTTAAACATAGATCTCAACTCTAAAAGAGCACTACCACAACCGCCCAAATCTTTTGGGGGGCAAGAAATGCTACCGTTTTCATTTGCTTTCCACCTAGCTGCTATACAGCTGTGTTTTGTAGAGTCAATTCCAGAAGACGAATCAAGAGGCATCCTCTCTTCTGAATATGTAAAAGACCAAAGTTCACCATGCAAGTAACATGCACCACTGTCAACATATTGAATGTTTACTTCCTCTTCTCCCACCTGCAAATGCCCCTCATGGATTTCCCGGCAACAAATAAGGCAGAGAACATATTTACAGTTAGGACAACTTCGATGATAATCAGCAATTGAAGTTCTGCAGTTGCCACTGCAGAAGAATGCATAATGGCATCAGGAATCTGTTAAATACATTATATTTTAAGTTTTAATAACAAATCAAGTGATCCTTACTCTAGCAACAATATagaaaatgatcatatatgacaATATTTagaacataccaaaatatacagTTATGACAACCAGGAACTGCCTACTTCAACTGTATTTCTGACGGGAACACCCCTACTCATCCAAAAAATCAAAGTTCACAAAAATTACTTAAAGTGAAggaaaatattaaatgaatattaaCTAATAATGTTCTACTGGGTACTTACATATCACATACAAAGATCCTTTCCTAGCAACAATTCATTATGTTATTTTCTATTTTGATAAGGCATAACAAACCATGCCATGAAGAAATGATGGTAGCATAAAAGACTCTGGCTTTATCAACCTGGGTACAATGTTAAGATAAAAAGAATAATTTGATCCCTGAAAACAACATGCAAATCCATCAAGAAATCCACAAGAGAAAGAGTGCAAGTAGACCAATTTTGTATCTATCAAAAGCCAAAATGTTTTAGAAATTTTGAATTCTAACAACAAACTTCAGCAGCATAGTGATTGGCATCTTCTTTCCATAATCAAGCTAACTTTGTTCTTCCACATAAAGACACAGATTTTTTAAAGACAACTGATAAAAACAAGTCAACGTAAATAACGTACTAAAATAGGTAATGTAATCTTAATTATTTAACATTTGACACTAAGAAAAGGTTTTAGACTGTTCTTTTACTACAATGCCAAGTTAGACCACATAAAAAGCCACAAGTAGCAAGAAAACGCTCTTGCATTGCAAAAAGTGCAGACATTTCCTCCCAGATCGAAGGGAAAAAAACATACCTTGAATTTTAGCTTCTATCAACTTCTCTTTAATTTGTTCTTGACTGAATTGTTCAATGTGTGGGAGAAGACACTGAAGCAAGTATTTGGAGTGCGGAACTTGTTCATCATCAGTGAACTTTAAATGTAGATTTCTTGCCAATTTCTACAGTTTATCACAAATACTATATCATATATCACTTATTACAGGAATATGAATAAAATGTAGTAAAGCAAGAGATACAGAACCAACCATGGTAGAACCATCCTTCCGCAAGCATGCTATGCAATTGCAATTATCCCGACAAACTGGGCACTCATCAGCAATGGCATCCTCTGACATCCCTGGATACCTAGTCCAAAATTCAC contains:
- the LOC108462003 gene encoding lysine-specific demethylase JMJ29-like, which encodes MRHHDNSRILRAKPNSTQMQAKPKNLYGFGVKKLPFKRPTTDQAVFSPNKLKKKIFEEEEEAAAAMEDSVDMETDGSEENEGEDTETEKDNPGHSLKRKDDAKSKKWEEPVTTYSRKKRNVMERSLMCHQCQRNEKGRVIECKTCRRKRYCVRCTKWYPGMSEDAIADECPVCRDNCNCIACLRKDGSTMKLARNLHLKFTDDEQVPHSKYLLQCLLPHIEQFSQEQIKEKLIEAKIQGMFFSLRSGRKCLHFLQCKSVFLLLVAFYVGSNYSFYLNIVPRLIKPESFMLPSFLHGMHYAFFCSGNCRTSIADYHRSCPNCKYVLCLICCREIHEGHLQVGEEEVNIQYVDSGACYLHGELWSFTYSEERMPLDSSSGIDSTKHSCIAARWKANENGSISCPPKDLGGCGSALLELRSMFKENAVVELVEKSEAIAKDLSLETVLKYPKQQCLCYTSIDEIEFANNKPRKAASREDSTDNYLYCPKAKDVQNRNLKHFQRHWTKGEPVIVTNVLENTPGLSWEPFVLWRVLCRIKSNKFEQHVKAIDCLDWTEVEINLHQFFKGYMYGRLGYCLWPQILKLKALPASKKFEEHLPRHHAEFLCCLPFKEYTLSHCGLNLDTKLSEVLPKLEMGPELHLAYGVAQELGRGDCVTKLHCNMSDVVNVLVHAAEVKLKGERLASIMMLKERHHVQDLKEIFGMKKKVDRV